A region from the Silene latifolia isolate original U9 population chromosome 7, ASM4854445v1, whole genome shotgun sequence genome encodes:
- the LOC141589742 gene encoding monothiol glutaredoxin-S6-like: MDAVKSLVDEKPLVIFSKSSCCVSHSMKQLMSSYGANPIVYELDEIPNGQEIEKALKRMGNKPTVPTVYIGQNLVGGANEVLTLQVQGKLVPMLKEAGAIWVWNRTSTERNH, encoded by the coding sequence ATGGATGCCGTGAAGAGTCTAGTGGATGAAAAGCCGCTGGTGATCTTCAGCAAGAGCTCTTGCTGTGTCTCTCACTCCATGAAGCAACTCATGAGCAGCTATGGAGCCAATCCAATAGTTTACGAGCTTGATGAGATTCCAAATGGGCAAGAAATTGAGAAGGCGCTCAAGAGAATGGGGAACAAACCAACTGTGCCGACTGTATACATCGGACAGAACCTTGTTGGAGGGGCTAATGAAGTCCTTACCCTCCAAGTACAGGGGAAACTGGTGCCCATGCTGAAAGAAGCAGGAGCCATATGGGTTTGGAACAGAACATCAACAGAACGCAATCATTAG
- the LOC141591783 gene encoding uncharacterized protein LOC141591783: MTLSKIGKSLPFSGIFRKLEQDMETVIRVLQPGHVGIIEHKFTNEEIREADAAVKRAVENWKRRMLLEKSSILKDYIDM; encoded by the exons atgaCTTTGTCAAAGATCGGAAAATCTTTGCCTTTTTCTGGGATCTTCAG GAAACTGGAACAAGATATGGAGACTGTTATTAGGGTTTTGCAACCTGGACATGTAGGGATTATAGAGCACAAATTTACCAACGAAGAGATCCGCGAGGCAGATGCTGCCGTTAAAAGAGCTGTGGAGAATTGGAAAAGGCGAATGCTGTTGGAGAAAAGCAGTATCTTGAAAGATTATATTGATATGTGA
- the LOC141590900 gene encoding uncharacterized protein LOC141590900: MGCDLQELETIFGEAKPEWEGGSSSNNGGPKLNPFLYRVYASDPSHLTLHVSDFRQNTWESRRSILQLEDMRDSIGISGSWSDFVNYVVTSLKSKDVKLVMKWQPKLNDAVSAKLVARKSKGMPLLTISLSKLDHSAASEAMANMSFELFKAYNLLKDPFGTEEDRCCRLTQTISAEKEDKSQTVKRKLDTATNMEKQAFQKTSDIGSTASPLNSETSSVTAALNTTQVQSSKVPHRVVPAFRRAKVRGAVLHDSDEEGS, translated from the exons ATGGGGTGTGATCTGCAAGAGCTGGAGACCATATTTGGAGAAGCAAAACCAGAGTGGGAAGGTGGGTCCAGCAGCAACAATGGTGGGCCCAAATTAAACCCATTTCTATACCGGGTCTATGCTTCTGACCCGTCTCACCTCACTCTTCATGTCTCTGATTTTCGCCAGAATACTTGGGAGTCTCGTCGCTCCATTCTCCAACTTGAGGATATG CGGGATAGCATAGGAATCAGTGGTTCATGGTCTGATTTTGTGAACTATGTGGTTACTTCTTTGAAATCCAAGGATGTGAAACTTGTTATGAAGTGGCAGCCAAAATTGAATG ATGCCGTATCAGCAAAGTTGGTTGCTCGAAAATCTAAAGGGATGCCCTTATTGACAATTTCACTTTCTAAGCTTGACCACTCTGCTGCAAGTGAGGCTATGGCAAACATGTCATTCGAGCTTTTTAAGGCATACAATCTTCTGAAAGATCCCTTTGGAACAG AGGAAGACCGCTGCTGTCGGTTGACCCAAACGATTTCTGCGGAAAAG GAGGATAAGAGCCAAACTGTTAAGAGGAAGCTCGATACAGCTACGAATATGGAAAAGCAGGCGTTCCAAAAGACATCAGACATTGGGAGTACTGCCTCTCCTTTGAACTCTGAGACTTCATCGGTCACTGCTGCGCTGAATACTACTCAAGTTCAATCTTCCAAAGTTCCCCATCGAGTTGTACCTGCATTTCGCAG AGCTAAAGTTAGAGGAGCAGTTTTGCATGACTCAGACGAAGAAGGCAGTTGA
- the LOC141591784 gene encoding uncharacterized protein LOC141591784 has product MSHTLSRLKLCTFTKVSPIFSTIFTSQLMTHIPFIQFPKFHHNFSSYSSSFRYTHHFISQFLPINCYKVVNFDVINAYERRRIFVGLSKMIKNGDNVGILMGFSQDFCPFLLVEIMKLFDCRDTASAFFRLAFQGDYSEDLVNKCCVVVDSLSGENYRLLAQDVITCVVLRIGSCKSRDFWDLMWSGPSDIESDFLVLDSLMRGFMNAGFVYLALDVVNRMREIGVTPSSSAVSILFKMLIRVGDHGCVWKLFRDMIRYGPRLSNFTFNTLILEFCRKGYLVVGETLLYIMRKYHREPDVYAYNILINAYCTRGRTSDALACMHFMIERGCDPSFVTFHTIINALCKEGNTVEARKLFDAMTELGFTPTTALHNALIDGYVKARDIYQASNVFREMRMKNIAPDVITFNILIAGHYKYGTEKDAEYLLREFSMSQLVPDSSLPDISIAGLCWSGRLDEAMKLLEEFLERGVPISIVAFNSVIAAYNKAGLVEEAFRAYKIMIRFGLTPTSSTCSALLIGLSDKGRLQEARELMDHMIARCFPVNEVAFTLLLDCYFQNGDLLGAQTLWNEIHLKGLSPDVVTFSAYIDGLSKAGLMEEAFSIFEEMKMRGFIPNNFPYNSLIHGFCNCGKMTEAMKLEKEMRQMGLIPDLCTYNIIINGFCKQGRMEAAIVAFVDMHRSGLTPDLVTYNTLIDGYCKAFDMSSADNVVDRMHLNGWSPDIYTYNIRMHGLCSRRRMNQAFLMLDELVAAGIVPNTITYNIMVNGVCSDMLDRATMLAAKLLKVAFFPNIVTINLLLSHLCKQGLSQKTLMWGQRLHEIGFDFDEVTYKIMDKACSNLQENPETLGDSSEKGLFLDFLMYINYDFIRRSKRSCEDNWHPVNLSGVDFSMSSGVG; this is encoded by the coding sequence ATGTCTCACACTTTAAGCAGATTAAAGTTGTGTACTTTCACCAAGGTAAGTCCAATTTTTTCCACCATTTTCACCTCTCAATTAATGACCCATATACCCTTTATTCAATTTCCCAAATTCCATCATAATTTTTCTTCATATTCTTCATCATTTAGATATACCCATCATTTTATTTCTCAGTTTTTACCGATTAATTGTTATAAAGTTGTAAACTTTGATGTTATTAATGCGTATGAGAGGCGTAGAATCTTTGTTGGTTTATCAAAGATGATTAAAAATGGTGATAATGTTGGTATTTTGATGGGTTTTTCTCAGGATTTTTGCccatttttgcttgttgagaTTATGAAATTGTTTGATTGTAGAGATACTGCTTCTGCATTCTTTAGGTTAGCATTTCAGGGTGATTATAGTGAGGATTTAGTTAACAAATGTTGTGTTGTTGTCGATTCGCTTTCCGGTGAGAATTACCGGCTTCTTGCTCAGGATGTGATTACTTGTGTTGTTTTGAGAATTGGGTCTTGTAAAAGTAGGGATTTTTGGGATTTGATGTGGAGTGGGCCCTCGGATATTGAATCGGATTTTTTGGTACTTGATTCGCTTATGAGAGGGTTTATGAATGCGGGTTTTGTTTATTTGGCTTTAGATGTGGTGAATAGGATGAGGGAAATTGGTGTGACTCCGAGTTCGTCAGCTGTTAGTATTTTGTTTAAGATGTTGATTAGAGTAGGTGATCATGGTTGTGTATGGAAATTGTTTCGAGATATGATTCGTTATGGACCTCGCCTGTCTAATTTTACATTTAATACTTTGATTCTTGAGTTTTGTAGAAAAGGTTATCTTGTCGTTGGGGAGACATTACTATATATAATGCGGAAGTATCACCGTGAACCTGATGTATATGCGTATAATATTTTGATAAATGCGTATTGTACAAGAGGGAGAACTTCTGATGCTTTGGCTTGTATGCATTTTATGATTGAAAGAGGCTGTGATCCAAGCTTTGTAACTTTCCATACTATAATTAATGCATTGTGTAAGGAAGGTAACACAGTGGAGGCGAGAAAGCTGTTTGACGCAATGACTGAACTCGGCTTCACACCTACTACCGCCTTGCATAATGCATTAATTGATGGTTATGTAAAAGCTAGGGACATTTATCAGGCGAGTAATGTTTTTAGAGAAATGAGGATGAAAAATATAGCTCCTGATGTTATAACTTTCAACATACTGATTGCCGGACACTACAAATATGGGACGGAAAAAGATGCCGAATATCTTCTAAGAGAATTTTCAATGTCACAATTGGTACCAGATTCTTCACTGCCTGATATTTCAATTGCCGGGTTGTGTTGGTCTGGTCGGTTAGACGAGGCTATGAAGTTACTAGAGGAGTTTCTCGAGAGAGGAGTCCCAATTAGCATTGTTGCTTTTAACTCTGTTATTGCGGCGTACAATAAGGCAGGGCTAGTAGAGGAGGCTTTTAGAGCTTATAAAATTATGATCAGATTTGGTCTTACTCCGACATCTTCCACTTGCAGTGCTTTACTCATTGGTCTCTCCGACAAAGGTAGGTTACAAGAAGCTAGAGAGCTCATGGATCATATGATAGCAAGATGTTTTCCTGTAAATGAAGTGGCCTTTACATTGCTTCTAGATTGTTACTTTCAGAATGGGGACTTATTGGGGGCCCAAACCCTGTGGAATGAAATTCATCTGAAAGGGTTATCCCCAGATGTTGTCACCTTCTCGGCTTACATTGATGGCCTATCTAAAGCTGGCCTAATGGAGGAGGCCTTTTCCATTTTCGAGGAAATGAAAATGAGGGGGTTTATCCCAAACAATTTTCCATACAACTCGTTAATTCACGGCTTTTGCAATTGTGGCAAGATGACTGAAGCAATGAAGTTAGAGAAAGAAATGAGGCAAATGGGTCTAATTCCAGACCTGTGTACTTACAATATTATCATCAATGGGTTTTGTAAACAAGGTAGAATGGAGGCTGCTATTGTTGCTTTTGTTGACATGCATCGAAGTGGCTTAACTCCCGATCTAGTGACTTACAACACTCTTATCGATGGGTATTGTAAAGCATTTGACATGTCAAGTGCTGACAACGTTGTTGATAGAATGCATCTCAATGGCTGGAGCCCTGACATATATACATATAACATCCGAATGCATGGACTTTGTTCTCGTCGTCGGATGAATCAGGCGTTTTTAATGTTAGATGAGCTTGTAGCAGCTGGTATTGTTCCCAATACCATAACATACAATATCATGGTAAACGGTGTTTGCAGTGACATGTTGGATCGTGCCACGATGTTGGCTGCGAAACTACTCAAGGTGGCCTTTTTTCCAAATATTGTTACTATAAATTTGCTGCTTTCTCACCTTTGCAAGCAGGGGCTATCCCAGAAGACCTTGATGTGGGGCCAACGACTCCACGaaattggttttgattttgacgAGGTTACATATAAGATAATGGATAAAGCTTGCAGTAACTTGCAAGAAAATCCGGAAACATTAGGAGATTCATCAGAGAAGGGCCTGTTTCTTGATTTCCTCATGTACATCAACTATGATTTTATACGTAGAAGTAAGCGTTCTTGTGAAGACAATTGGCATCCCGTCAATTTGTCCGGTGTTGACTTTTCAATGTCTTCTGGTGTTGGATAG